The Pseudarthrobacter sp. NS4 genome includes a window with the following:
- the purU gene encoding formyltetrahydrofolate deformylase produces the protein MTLIETESSTAALAAPVQEQAQKFVLTLSCGERAGIVQAVTTFLFERGFNIDEHQQFDDGLRETLHLRTAFSGSPAYTPDMLEEQFRPIADRFDMKFSFHDQTQQRVLVMVSKFGHCLNDLIFRWRGGSLGGDLVAVVSNHETHRAMAEAAGLPFIYIPVTPDTKADAERRLLELVEEYNVDLVVLARYMQVLSNDLCRALEGRAINIHHSFLPGFKGARPYHQAYDRGVKLVGATAHYVTADLDEGPIIEQEVIRVDHTYGPTTLSTIGQDAEALALSRAVRWHCQHRVLLDQTSTVVFR, from the coding sequence ATGACCCTTATCGAAACAGAGTCATCAACTGCCGCACTGGCGGCACCGGTGCAGGAGCAGGCGCAGAAGTTCGTGCTCACACTGTCGTGCGGCGAACGCGCCGGAATCGTGCAGGCCGTGACCACCTTCCTGTTCGAGCGGGGCTTCAACATCGACGAGCACCAGCAGTTCGACGACGGCCTCCGGGAGACCCTGCACCTGCGCACGGCGTTCTCCGGTTCCCCGGCCTATACCCCGGACATGCTTGAAGAACAGTTCCGTCCCATCGCCGACCGCTTCGACATGAAGTTCAGCTTCCACGACCAGACCCAACAGCGCGTCCTGGTGATGGTGTCCAAGTTCGGCCACTGCCTGAACGACCTCATCTTCCGCTGGCGGGGCGGCAGCCTGGGCGGCGACCTGGTCGCGGTGGTTTCCAACCATGAGACCCACCGGGCCATGGCCGAAGCCGCGGGCCTGCCGTTCATCTACATCCCGGTGACTCCGGACACCAAGGCCGACGCCGAGCGCCGGCTGCTGGAGCTCGTGGAGGAGTACAACGTCGACCTGGTGGTCCTGGCCCGGTACATGCAGGTGCTTTCCAACGACCTTTGCCGGGCCCTGGAGGGGCGCGCCATCAACATCCACCACTCCTTCCTCCCCGGCTTCAAGGGTGCACGCCCCTACCACCAGGCCTACGACCGCGGCGTCAAGCTGGTTGGCGCGACGGCCCACTACGTCACCGCAGACCTTGATGAGGGACCCATCATCGAGCAGGAAGTCATCAGGGTGGACCACACCTACGGCCCGACAACACTGTCCACGATTGGACAGGACGCCGAAGCACTCGCCCTGTCCCGTGCCGTGCGGTGGCACTGCCAGCACAGGGTCCTGCTGGACCAGACCAGCACCGTGGTGTTCCGTTAG
- a CDS encoding GntR family transcriptional regulator produces MAFETLAVADDVSRKSLADVAYESIRDRLLMLEIKPGELLNDDVLAKSLGVGRTPVREALKRLELDRLVVTYPRRGTFATRVDVTDLSFISEIRAQLEPLAAARAARIATQGVREQLRAILSDVEVFDAAAASVTETLRLDARVHQGIYAAAANPHLEDILIRYDNLATRIWCMVIDRLPDLSRHVHEHLDLLRAVIDGDEDKAAELARVHVSGFEHAVREALFSA; encoded by the coding sequence GTGGCATTTGAAACTTTGGCAGTCGCGGATGATGTCAGTCGGAAGTCCCTGGCGGATGTTGCCTACGAAAGCATCCGGGACCGGCTCCTCATGCTGGAAATCAAGCCCGGTGAACTCCTCAACGATGACGTCCTTGCCAAATCGCTCGGTGTCGGCCGTACCCCCGTCCGCGAAGCCCTTAAGCGGCTCGAACTGGACCGCCTGGTGGTTACCTATCCCCGCCGCGGTACCTTCGCCACCCGGGTGGACGTCACGGATCTTTCATTCATTTCGGAAATCCGCGCCCAGCTTGAGCCCCTGGCGGCCGCCCGGGCAGCGCGGATAGCTACCCAGGGTGTCCGGGAACAGTTGCGGGCCATCCTCAGTGACGTCGAGGTGTTTGATGCCGCCGCCGCCTCCGTAACCGAAACCCTGAGGCTGGACGCCCGCGTGCACCAGGGGATCTACGCTGCGGCCGCCAACCCCCACCTCGAGGACATCCTGATCCGCTACGACAACCTGGCCACCAGGATCTGGTGCATGGTCATTGACCGCCTTCCGGACCTGTCCCGCCACGTCCACGAACACCTGGACTTGCTCCGCGCGGTCATTGATGGTGACGAGGACAAAGCCGCTGAGCTCGCGCGGGTTCATGTGAGCGGCTTCGAACACGCGGTCCGCGAGGCACTCTTCAG